The Carassius carassius chromosome 28, fCarCar2.1, whole genome shotgun sequence region gaccaacattaaGCAAGCAGGAAATCATTCATTCTAatggaaggaagacgtatttcattgagctaatgctgttaaatagagagagagagagagaaagagagagaaagagagagagaaactagggCTATTCtgaaacttggagctcattatattgaagtacaaatccaaacaccagaaacattatgcatttcatcaataatgaaatgttatgaaaagtatgcattttattttttcacatgctgtatgcttgaaataatattttagttcacaactttaagttccgttgtttaaaaaaatgctttattggctaatgcttcataaaccttcagttgttatgctctaaaatccatgccattagtaatttcacagtatttttaccacctaaatcactaatctttaaagtcacaattctataatggtcaaaattactcaggccaatggtatttttaatgacattattttattataaattattttattataaattctcaaggagtttataagtaaaaaaggataaaatgtcacagtgcatgttaaatagtgtaaatgaacttgtgttaacaatataattagaactaacaatataattcgatttttttaaatgaacaattcctgtataaaatgggacagcaacctttatatcaaacctTTTTAAATCATCCActgctgagcatcgcgggaggctgatctgcacAAGAGCACGTGAAGTGAATTTGATGAACAAAGTGATTTTCagttgcaatgaaaaaaaaaaaaaaaacctggatagcctagattaggctcaggctctgctctgaagtataacattttaacagattaatcgcctattttcatttgctgcatgttttttttttttttttaacacgctAAAAAAGTTTGTGAGAGGAcaaaatataagtcaggtataagtagggatgtgtaccgaaactcggtattaaactggccccggggctaaattatgaaagaccgtagtatcagtaagatctgacgctatcggttctgctttcggtactggaggggaaaaaattaatgtactatgtatttttgcttaataatgttatcgtgcacatcttatctcaccaaacatttctaatgtgcgattatattaagacgtttgtctgtgagatctgcgagatctctcatgcgcacGCACATGCATTAACTGTAcgtaaactcctgcttaataataaagagtgacgatggcgaagagatttgcttaatgttatcgtgcacattttatctcaccaaacatttctaatgtgcgatcatattaagacgttcgtctgtgagatctgcgatttgtaaaaataataaaacctatatttccctcaagactTAGTCATGTTTctgtggttgttttaatttaaacgtggCTGCTTATATTTTAGCCaattttcaataaactaaaacaaaaataataataaacaaaaaaaggaaaactaaTACAGCTCGTTATCAGACTAAAAAAAATAcgatgaaaaagtcatgacaacacatttttatggttggctactttaacttatagaaataattaaagcaatttaattagtttttatactagtttaaatctgaatttttaatactattaaactgaatttaaaatctcatggaattttaagtttaaacgggtgaaaatatagcctaaataacagaagaccttgattgcatgttaccataaaactaacaaaataattcgattttttttaaattaacaattcatgtataaaatgggacagcaaactttatatcaaacactTCGTCCACAactgagcaacgcgagaggaaggTATATTGTGCAAGAGCGCAtaagtgaatgtgaagagaatttttaggggttaggaggatttttttattcttaaattttaatatgcaataaaaaaatgggataaacacgaaataaataattaaataaaataaattgatatacagtatatctacttagcttacctgttgggtttacctctctcattctgcacacatccaaatgtttccatattcgtgatgttgcgtattttgcagctaaactattatttattaggtaaaataggctttgtggttcaagtgtgtttcagtatcgacgaaaaaaaaattataatgagcaaaaatatgccacagtagaccgctgctcatgctgtactgcgctgtttacaatgaatatgtgcgcgtgaggcaccagcgcataaaacagctgaaatataccatactcaatttttgctcacacagttaaggcataattggagacagtttgaaaaatcaagaacaatatcagttaataagaattattgctgttagtgcggtcttaatgctggaccgttctcatttcgttcctcatgtggaacttgaaggattttatatatatatatatatatatatatatatatatatatatatatatatatatatatatataatatactttaaattttataatggtttttaaggatgttaaaatgttaaaatataatttttgcgccaactggcggtagttaagcgaattattttaacacgcgactgaattcagttaatgccgaggcggtatgcgcggcggtaaagcccatttagcttgtcctcctactgtgcattacatttatattttgacctcactattcgagtATATTTCGTTTTAATAGACtggacagcgcaagtacttttataattttagcatgtagaacaaaagtcatcacaatagttatttgagaattggcttactagtcatatggagcgaagtgtcctggagatgttgtcagagagcagctctgcTCCGACTCTCCTGGGGTCAGGCCATCAGCATGAAAAAGCCTaagacgctcccagaaaagattccaattattaacaaatagcagtttctgttctttacaccatgacaataaccattaattttaagcaacaagtctactgaaccttttgtGTCTTTGTCGATACGTAGCCATGGGCATCATGCAGTGACCCATCTCAATCAGGCttctgaagtccctcttcagtgtctttgtctgccgcagcgtggtggaccctggaccacaaaaccagttgctggggtatatttttagcattagccaaaaaaaaaacattgtatgggtcaaaattatcgatttttcttttatgtcaaaaatcattagaatatcaagtaaagatcatgttccattaagatttttttgcaaatttcctaccgtaaacatatcgaaactaaatttttgattagatcccgcgctatatgcagatttaatggagtgcacgtcaccgaaagcaacagatatgagctgcattttattgatcatcagctaaaatttcaaaatcaaagactgtaataagagagagcggcaacagcactggtaagatcatttcgtttctctactattaatgatgatgattgtgtgttaagcgttcgcgacttactttcactttgatttgcgatagtttgcacgttggtttaatgaatatatgctcagcttctcatctggtggtgcgtgttccagtagcgtcgtcatatctgcctataacattacatatagcctataacacgccctcacacgtttttagcatttttttagcattttggggaggagtacaatttacatatgtggttttaacaaccagatgcatttacacttgtctagttttgtctggaatgcaggcccagaccacctcctgaagttGTTTGAGCGATCGTATTCAAATCcgtctcaaatgcgtttcggagggcatttacacctggtcttttcacgatcggatagctatccgatctgagaaaacgcatgaagtggccaggtgtaaacggccccttagatgtttgcaaataaatatgaatgtatgTACACACATATCAGAGTCAGAGTCAGAGAAGCTTTATTGCCATTCTAGCTCTATACAGTTAGTATAAAGTGAAACGAGTGAGTGTTTCTCCATGACCAAGGTGCTACATACTGTAAACAAAAAGCACAGAACACAGGACTGCAACCAACTAAACTGgacataattaaattattttaaacaggcTAAGTACAAAATGCTATTGTGTGACTTCAGTAGACTCAGAATATAGTCATATGGACTGAATTTATGTAGCTTCtttgtcattttggagcttgCAGAAAAGAGTGTCTTGAATAGTTTTTAAATTGtcaacatttattttcaatagaAGAAAGCAGACTTCTGTGATAGACCTCTAACATTCTTGGAATGTGTATGTTACACAAAAGTTTCTTTATATTAGAAAaggtatttaaaatgtttgtttttttttggaaaaccatCTTGTGACCTTCATTTGCTCCATCTCTCCAtgcttgattgcaaatgattgcacagatactatttaaactgaactgagatgatgacattcactgaattcaatgatgaactgccttaactgtcattttgcattaatgacacacttttttcctaattaatgttgttcagttgctttgatgcaatcttttttgttaaaagcgcaatataaataaaggtgacttgacttgacatgctgACATTTTGCATGCAAGGAAACCACAGCATGGTATGTGATGTCAAATCTAAATATCTTTTCCATCTTGCAAATGGGTAATGCTCGTTTTGCTTTGTTGCTCAATCATAACAGATTGCTGATACTGAGCCCAATGCCTTCTTGAAGGCCTCCTGTTTTTGCGGTTTACAGATGACATCTTCTGCAAAAGCGACTCTCTGAATGTCCTGCACATGAAAAAGTAGATGACAGGATCCAGACACACATTAAGAGCGGACAGGAAGAGCATAACTTCTTTGACCTGGAAGAGAATGAAGCGGTTGTAGGCACTAAAGTCATCCTTGTGGCCTTGGCTAATTGTGTAGGGCACACGACAGACGTGGTACGGAACAAAGCAGAAGACAAAAACAGCCAGCAAGCTAAAGATGCTTCGATTTGATCGCCGTCTCGCCATGCTGCTGTCCTGCTGCACCCGTTTGTAAGAGCGGTAAACATGACAAGCAATGGAGGTGTAGCAAAACACCATCAACAGGAATGCCACCCAGAAGACTCCAATGTTGAAGTGGGCTGAAATTTCGTGCCAGCGCCGACCCAGGTCACTCTTTAGGGCCATGCAGGAGAAAACCTTAGGCATGGGCTGGTTGGTTAATATGGCATTCGGCAGCATGAAGAACATCATGATGCCCCAAGTTAGCACCGCAAGAGCCTTCGCTACTGAAACACGCTGCAGAAAGGAAGACATACCAAAGGTGTTGCGTACGATTTTAAAGTAGCGTTCCAAGCTGATGAGGCTCATGAAGGTTATTCCTGTGTACATGCTGAGGTAGAAAAGCACAGCTGTGTAGCGGCAAACTATCAGCTTCAACTGCAAACCGCCATAACCGAGGTCCCCCACTACACGCCACGGGTAGGTAAACAACATCAGAACATCTGCCACCACCATGTTTTTTAGGTAAACTACTAAGGCTGATGAGGTGGGAACCCTGAAGAAGATCCAAGCGGCGAGTCCGTTGAGAATGAAGGCACAAGCGCAGATGATGGTGTAGAGCACAGGCAGAACCTGATGTGTGAACACGCTGCTGACATTCGTGCTGTTTTTTGGTTCCATCTGTGTAGTGTTGATGTAGTCCATAtctaaaacagaaaattaaataacTTCTTCAGCTTTGATTATATCAGGAAATATTGTGACAATGACTCAATGTTGTAAATTCtgctagactttttttttttgctgatgttTAGAAATTAAAAGTGCCATTTATGCCTATTTCATGAATATTCAAAATCTGTGTATAGTCCTTGCACTTTTTATGCTTTTGCTTCTACTTCAGCTTCTCTCTGATGAAACTTTGACAATACAAATGTTGTGAAAATGTCTCCATtaccatattttaaaaaatgtattttatatttcagaaaGAATATACTTCATTGTGAATCGAATGTTTTCAGACTCACAATTACAAGGAAATTGCAAATTTGCATGAACagttattacagtttaaatttatattaaatgtaaatagatGACCTTTAGGTTTTTTTCTTTACTTAAGcaggacttaaaaacactttttatatgtAATGTCAATTACTTCTGTTGTCTAAAATATGGTTAAGTGTACTATATCAAGTGTACTGACTAACCTTTATGGTAAAGTAGAATAGACATTTCAGTAGAAATTATATCAAAGttttgtcatgtatttaaatatatttttaattaatatacacatatatacatttataagttttaaagttgtatttagtattttttcaaataaatgaatttttaaaaGTACTATAAACTAATACACTGCACTGAAAACTGTTGATTTGTCAATTTTAGTTACATTGAATCAACATCGCTGATACACACAATTAATGTTGAAAAGTTGTTCTTGATGTAATAGCGTTTAAATAGAAGAGCTTGTACATTGATAAAGAATAAgacgttttttttattaagttggaGTGATTCAAATACTTTTTATTACAGACATAAAACCATAAGAAAATACTTATTGATAGAAACATGTCGGTTCACAAAGTTACGATACACTCATTATacaaacctcaacaatggtgacagacaggggcgattctagggtcagagctttaggggtgctgagcacccaatgagccccaatgcctccacccaccctcttttcacacgaaaacaaaaaatatgtctattgaaaaataactataattttaacattgattcaactaactccaaaatccagttttatttttattttttttgagaccttttcaaaacaacagcttaattgtgagagttcacacagacagccccctgtaacaaacacaaaaccttcttcactcagctggttttcctgaccattaactccatgtgcctccttttgtatcaacagtcatcagattggttacattagattcaactttattgtcattgaacaaagtaacaggtacttggacaacaaaatgtaattcatcttctgtaaattatttacaaatggccatctctaacatatctggatgcacgcctgtctgaactttcataaaccaatatgtattcaataaataataataaaacaagcttcatatcaagagtcattttaaatgtctttattattattattattattgggcttagaaactttttttaaatgacaaattcctttcacaagagaaacttgtgagtttgaaataaataaataaaaaataaaagcaggggaccattgcctagataagtaatttgatacaaaagcagcgggtttgcattatctgttactttaacttaactcttttcagcagaagaaaaaacaacaagacagaggtcattatggactgtctcgtctctcacctgaatctgtcttttttcttttaaagaattgtcgtatgtccattgctcactgccaggccacagacacacacacacacacacacacacacacacacacacacacacacagagagagagagagtaatgctaggagttcaggagttaagcctggttcaggttaaatcctgtgtgtgatgaatgaataaatagctacagcaaaagaaaaacatggaactttcttttattgtctagtttgattgtcagccacaactgaaaaataacagatataaatctaggaattaataacaattcttttaaaaagccacagtgagtgttttcagtgatacgtgttttcactcaaaacgccagggcttcatgtttccatgacgactgacgagaaaagacgcacgtgacgtcatgtttacatgactcccgagtattaaattaacgataaactttaacaacagagacacacgtacgcactacacaggtacgcagtttatttgtcgcgcttctgtttttgtttcacgctctagcagttaataaacagaactgcatgcgtcttgcggaagaacattgtaaccggcgttacttctctccgtttatgactatggacgagtcacccaggtcctgtgctactccacagcggcggggacccgccggactaaaatagtctgaaaataaacacttattatagatgtaccaccATGGTGATTCAGGATACTGACTCCAGTATTCACCGATATGGTTTCGGAACTTAGTTTCACCACAACCgatcacaacactacatcacGGGTTCTCACTCTGCGTGTGTTTCGCGCTGGATGACGGTCGTGCTGAGCGGTGGAGGTACACagaagtagaagaagagaagaagatgacaccatttgctatgcgggaatgttttcattttcctccttaacacatacattttaaaccacaaactacggagtatgttttggacaatatttaaccgtgtaaaagacgaacaaaaattttagaataacaaaatttcttactccaagttttaggggtgctgagctccttttttggggtgcttcagcacccctaaaaaggggctagcctcgcccatgattcagattcattcactgatttgttcagtgaccGTTTCTTCATATTGCACAAAtacgccagcaggtggcaaaaaaagcGTGTCTTGTGTTATGTCTTAAATCAACTAACgcattcacttgttacaaaaacagaTGAACAAACCGCAAggtttttcttgcataattaacatttaaattgttttgttagacagttcatatataataaattcacattaataaatcggggattaaatgtggagttatgttctgtatgctaaatatgaaaacaaacataTGTGCACAgaacctataactgcgctttatatctgctgattgctgatctaGATTTACATGCTAAATGGCCGACTGACCaggtatactctcattcatttcgttcacgcacgagatgtatcagttcattcaactcgttcacgaatgagaaTATCTCTTGATCTCGTTCAGACAAAAATTGTTCAGTGGAGGGCATAtttgttcactacattcaacaaatcacatgctccatgACATCtcatccacctttttcctgacaTAAAAATGTGCGCCGCTATTTTCTATGCGTCTAGCTCCCGGTCTAATTTGTACACaagtttgttttgctgcttgatattgacaattgatgtgtcctgtcatattattttaatctgttatcttaatTACACTGGTTTTAACTGCAAACAGTTTCACcgtttactgcacgttgttataCTCttcgttatttacctatagcgactaatgaaacggaagtctcccccataggcttacttctgcgttgaggaaaaaggtggattggctcgaggttgagtaattctttgacaggatgaaacagttcacaggcCTACCCAGTGCACTGAtatgcgcatgcgctgctaatagtgccacgctgctgtggagggaggaacttcagtgaacgtgACATATGAGTCAATGGATTATGTGAAAAAGAacaattcgttcacctaaaagatttgttcaaaaagaatgattcattcacgaactaAACATCATTAGTGAATTCACGGCAGGCAGAGCAAATAACGTCTGCCGCAACATCACAAGATTTGCTTTGAGTTGAAAATTTTAACTTGAAGTTGCAATAGGAGATCTTTTCAAACGCTCATATtcgcctgatagcactgaaagcgaacgTCCCAGAtcgggttgttgatgtttgtctgccattctagctctGCCTGCACAGCGTGTGTGAATGCACTAATGATGTATTGTGTCTACGCGAACAGGGTGCGCAGAAGTATGCAGATACATACGTTGATAAGGAAGGTAGGAAAGCTATCAGACTGAGCATTTTGATTGGACGTACATCAGCGAAGAGCTTCTTGACACGTCCAGCTGAATCAGACAATGGAAGAGGGCATTTTTGCAGCCGTCTGTTATTATATAGGTCTGGAGCATAGAAAACAATTAAAATCAGTTGTATTGGTAGTTGTATTTTATCAGCATGGCTACAGAGATGCTgctatcaataataaaaataatagtaatggtAAGATGAAGCCTCATGAAGTTTAAAGATTTTCAGCCAAATAGTTCACAAAAGGGTTAATTTCAGGAGTTTTActccatttttaattttacatttaattttacaattcatttgattattatactattttaaaatcattataaaaaaatagaaaaaataatattttccaaaGTGCAAtcacatttcaaaacaaaatcaTCTCATCAAATCTAAATCTTGAATAATTGATTATTTCCCAAAAAAGCTGTCATCTGGTGAaaattccagtttttttttttcatattgcagtTTATTGCAAGAACAATGTTTTtggtctttaattttttttccagtaatGCAAACCCTGATGACATTTAACttatattattaactattatttaaGTAATTCTTAACACTAATTAGCTGCATCACTTAGCTGGTTTATCATATTAAACTTACTTAATATCCACTTGTAAGCCTTTGATGCAGTAGTGCGTCCAGCTTTTGGTGtgctcacacaaaaatgaaagtgaaaagtaAAAGCAAATGCATTGTGATTTGATGTGTGAGAGGCTATAAAAAGACATATGAATTTGATTATCTCCTGGCTTGATttgcaaacaaatgcaaaaaagttACTCAGTTCTGCAATTATGGAACATGCACAAAGCTTATATTCTCCTCTGCAAAAccacatattatacattttaccAATTTGAAATTCAAATGCATGTCAACACATTGTCCCCTTGGAATCATAGTGTTCTATCTGACATTCTTGAAAAGTTATTAAGTTGGCTCGAAAAAGGCAACTTGCTGATCTACTATTTAATCTTATTCTTCTTCTGAGCAAAAATTTGAACACTATGTCCTCCTAGAGATTTCAAGCTAGAACCAACAAACTTAgcccagaccttcagactggtctgactcagtctgctatatcttttcagaatGATCTGGCTTATGGTTTTCGAAAACCAGACTATCAAAATCACcaaatcattattttatctttgttattaaataaataaatacattaaaattggaaaaaaaaatatacacattacaaatacacataatatacaaataaaaacatacagtgttttattttcaggtaaaatagtatttagcaggagcattcaaaaaatttaagaacaaataaaaataaaacacaaaatacattgatcctattaaagcaactgttttaaagtttttcagtcgagtattgagtgatttttctctttttgtttggtgttttattaacattaaaggaataattcacccaaaaaaaggTTAGTGTTTCACTAACTAacttccagaggtgggtagtaacgagttacatttacttcgttacatttacttgagtaaatttttggggtaactaatacttttggagtatatttaaagatgggttcttttactcttacttaagtacatttttggggaagaatctgtacttttacttcattaTTGTGGGTGACGCTACTACAATACAAGTTATAAatacttcagtttattccaaacgtgccatctacttttctctggagtctggacaatgagcgatgcccattcgcgaatgattcattattttgagtcaattttgttcaaaggcttgatcaaaccatgAAGTTGGCTAACCAgtgaattggttcgtgaatcagtttgaatgattcgttcagttcccgcCGTGCGCGCTGATCCTCTGAAgaagttcactcagagttgtaacagaAAGTTAAAGAACGTCAATAGCGTTGAAGACGTGGCTTAGATCTGCATTGAATTGAAAGAAAATATGCAAAATGCTGTTGTTTGCTTGcaatgaagatctttattagatgaacagtGTGTGCTGTCTCCTGTTCAACAGGTataggctacattcgattacagtacacgataccactaggACAGGGATTCTCAAAGTGTGGTACGCACACCCCCAACAGTGTTCAATACACAAGACAGGATTGAGCACATGATTAAGAAGCTATGGTTCTGGGTGAGTTGTGTGAGTGGGAACAAACACCTGTGTTTCCCTATGCTTCACGAGTTCTTGGGGGAAAATGACGTGGACCTGGGTGAGCATGTAAAAAGTCTCATAATTGAACACCTCAACCAACTCGCCAAGCATCTACGGAAACACTTCCCACCTATGGACACATCGCGCGTTTGGATTCGCAATCCATTTGAAGTTTCCCTGACCATTTCTCTGTCATTTCACAAGCAGGAGTAGCTGATCGAGCTGTCATCTGATGGAGCACTGCAGTTACTATTCGAGTCCCAAAATAGATAAATAGCCCTGGATAAGATGCAGTGGGAATTTTTGAGGAAAAGTACTTCGTGTTGTTTCTATATGATTTTTAGGTGCTGAATCCATTTCTGCCGTATAACAAGTGTAAACATAACTGTTTTGggataaacaataaaaaacaaaatggctgccaaaaaaaaaaaaaacattttaatgcattcattgccgtttaaacattaaactttaaaactaAACTGTGCATTCTCAGAATTTGTAAACATGTAAACAATGAAAAAACAACATTAACATGAGAaggactgtttttaatgtttaaatggcTGCTGTAACTCTGAAATTTCAACAAAATCAAGCAACAAAACTGTGATCACAGATATTCCACAAGTTATTTGTTCACACAAGTATCATTGGACTTTCTG contains the following coding sequences:
- the LOC132108528 gene encoding P2Y purinoceptor 14-like — encoded protein: MDYINTTQMEPKNSTNVSSVFTHQVLPVLYTIICACAFILNGLAAWIFFRVPTSSALVVYLKNMVVADVLMLFTYPWRVVGDLGYGGLQLKLIVCRYTAVLFYLSMYTGITFMSLISLERYFKIVRNTFGMSSFLQRVSVAKALAVLTWGIMMFFMLPNAILTNQPMPKVFSCMALKSDLGRRWHEISAHFNIGVFWVAFLLMVFCYTSIACHVYRSYKRVQQDSSMARRRSNRSIFSLLAVFVFCFVPYHVCRVPYTISQGHKDDFSAYNRFILFQVKEVMLFLSALNVCLDPVIYFFMCRTFRESLLQKMSSVNRKNRRPSRRHWAQYQQSVMIEQQSKTSITHLQDGKDI